In Carcharodon carcharias isolate sCarCar2 chromosome 3, sCarCar2.pri, whole genome shotgun sequence, a single window of DNA contains:
- the LOC121276099 gene encoding inactive ubiquitin thioesterase OTULINL-like isoform X1 — MVSWIIDTSWKKLQNPFIVGIVAILLSPWFIRRPYTWVGNLVKWLFRIRNKKNTAVGPLMDLLEYGKIEWKGHTKQAEQMRKAYEDIYLGHNIKNLRNIRGDNYCALRAVLFQVLCQGIPLPSWMREQDVTKIPEKVFTQGCNWVQQYSFGPEKYTGSNVFGKLRKCLELFKGQWINIHGIKDHEKRTEMCMKLFSEQENEYKMFEAMKFLMLYIVVELHENMKNGEDVPSFCAFFFARDSSPDPLSFMMNHLNYVGDTGGLEQIEMFLLGFTFHLKIKTFRLYKYGTEEFESCYPEDCHREWHEVLLLTEDDRHYNVPITWS, encoded by the exons ATGGTCTCCTGGATCATAGACACTTCCTGGAAAAAACTTCAGAATCCATTCATCGTTGGAATAGTAGCAATATTGTTGAGCCCATGGTTTATCAGAAGACCTTATACTTGGGTAGGAAATCTTGTAAAGTG GCTATTTAGGATAAGAAACAAAA AGAACACTGCCGTTGGTCCTTTAATGGATCTTTTGGAATATGGAAAAATCGAATGGAAGGGACACACCAAGCAAGCTGAACAGATGAGAAAG GCTTATGAAGATATTTATTTGGGGCACAACATTAAAAACTTGCGAAACATCAGAGGAGATAACTACTGTGCATTGAGGGCAGTTTTGTTTCAGGTTCTCTGCCAGGGTATACCTCTTCCATCATGGATGAGGGAACAGGATGTAACCAAG ATTCCTGAAAAAGTATTTACACAAGGCTGCAACTGGGTACAGCAATACAGTTTTGGTCCTGAGAAATATACTGGGAGTAATGTATTTGGAAAATTACGCAAGTGCCTGGAATTGTTTAAAGGGCAg TGGATCAACATTCACGGAATTAAGGACCATGAGAAAAGAACAGAAATGTGTATGAAATTATTCAGTGAGCAGGAGAATGAATACAAGATGTTCGAAGCCATGAAATTTCTTATGTTGTACATTGTGGTTGAGCTTCATGAGAACATGAAAAATGGAGAAGATGTTCCCAGTTTTTGTGCTTTTTTCTTTGCTCGTGATTCTTCACCTGATCCTTTAAGTTTCATGATGAACCATCTCAACTATGTTGGTGACACAGGTGGACTGGAGCAG ATTGAAATGTTTCTCCTTGGATTCACATTTCATTTGAAGATCAAAACCTTCAGACTCTACAAGTATGGCACTGAGGAATTTGAATCATGTTATCCTGAAGATTGCCATAGAGAATGGCATGAAGTTCTCCTTCTAACTGAGGATGACCGGCATTACAATGTTCCCATTACCTGGAGCTGA
- the LOC121276099 gene encoding inactive ubiquitin thioesterase OTULINL-like isoform X2 gives MDLLEYGKIEWKGHTKQAEQMRKAYEDIYLGHNIKNLRNIRGDNYCALRAVLFQVLCQGIPLPSWMREQDVTKIPEKVFTQGCNWVQQYSFGPEKYTGSNVFGKLRKCLELFKGQWINIHGIKDHEKRTEMCMKLFSEQENEYKMFEAMKFLMLYIVVELHENMKNGEDVPSFCAFFFARDSSPDPLSFMMNHLNYVGDTGGLEQIEMFLLGFTFHLKIKTFRLYKYGTEEFESCYPEDCHREWHEVLLLTEDDRHYNVPITWS, from the exons ATGGATCTTTTGGAATATGGAAAAATCGAATGGAAGGGACACACCAAGCAAGCTGAACAGATGAGAAAG GCTTATGAAGATATTTATTTGGGGCACAACATTAAAAACTTGCGAAACATCAGAGGAGATAACTACTGTGCATTGAGGGCAGTTTTGTTTCAGGTTCTCTGCCAGGGTATACCTCTTCCATCATGGATGAGGGAACAGGATGTAACCAAG ATTCCTGAAAAAGTATTTACACAAGGCTGCAACTGGGTACAGCAATACAGTTTTGGTCCTGAGAAATATACTGGGAGTAATGTATTTGGAAAATTACGCAAGTGCCTGGAATTGTTTAAAGGGCAg TGGATCAACATTCACGGAATTAAGGACCATGAGAAAAGAACAGAAATGTGTATGAAATTATTCAGTGAGCAGGAGAATGAATACAAGATGTTCGAAGCCATGAAATTTCTTATGTTGTACATTGTGGTTGAGCTTCATGAGAACATGAAAAATGGAGAAGATGTTCCCAGTTTTTGTGCTTTTTTCTTTGCTCGTGATTCTTCACCTGATCCTTTAAGTTTCATGATGAACCATCTCAACTATGTTGGTGACACAGGTGGACTGGAGCAG ATTGAAATGTTTCTCCTTGGATTCACATTTCATTTGAAGATCAAAACCTTCAGACTCTACAAGTATGGCACTGAGGAATTTGAATCATGTTATCCTGAAGATTGCCATAGAGAATGGCATGAAGTTCTCCTTCTAACTGAGGATGACCGGCATTACAATGTTCCCATTACCTGGAGCTGA